A region of Aquila chrysaetos chrysaetos chromosome 13, bAquChr1.4, whole genome shotgun sequence DNA encodes the following proteins:
- the SPAST gene encoding spastin isoform X6 → MNSPGGRGKKKGSAGSSSAPPAAAASPSSPPGPAPPVPPAGAAAAASPHKRNLYYFSYPLFAAFALLRFVAFQLGLLFAWLCERLSRGALMAAKGSRAGAGDAPEPGGAPETVRACHKRAFECISMALRIDEDERESGAVPKKKDPLTHTSNSLPRSKTIAKAGSTGLSGHHRTPSYSGISTSSVSRPAPNPAASTHKTAPKNSRTNKPSTPTTAPRKKKDLKIFRNVDSNLANLILNEIVDSGPAVKFDDIAGQELAKQALQEIVILPSLRPELFTGLRAPARGLLLFGPPGNGKTMLAKAVAAESNATFFNISAASLTSKYVGEGEKLVRALFAVARELQPSIIFIDEVDSLLCERREGEHDASRRLKTEFLIEFDGVQSSGEDRILVMGATNRPQELDDAVLRRFTKRVYVSLPNEETRLILLKNLLSKQGSPLTQKELAQLARMTDGYSGSDLTALAKDAALGPIRELKPEQVKNMSASEMRNIKLSDFTESLKKIKRSLSPQTLEAYIRWNKDFGDTTV, encoded by the exons ATGAATTCTCCGGGCggcagagggaaaaagaagggcTCAGCCGGCTCCAGCTCCGcgcccccggccgccgcggccTCGCCCTCCTCGCCGCCCGGGCCGGCCCCCCCCGTGccgccggcgggggcggcggcggcggcgtccCCCCACAAGCGGAACCTGTACTACTTCTCGTACCCGCTCTTCGCCGCCTTCGCCCTGCTCCGCTTCGTCGCCTTCCAGCTCGGGCTGCTCTTCGCCTGGCTCTGCGAGCGCCTCTCCCGCGGCGCCCTCATGGCCGCCAAGGGCagcagggccggggccggcgaCGCGCCCGAGCCCGGCGGGGCGCCCGAGACGGTGCGGGCCTGCCACAAGCGGGCCTTCGAGTGCATCTCCATGGCGCTGCGCATCGACGAGGACGAGAGAG AAAGTGGAGCGGTTCCAAAAAAGAAGGATCCCTTAACACACACGAGTAATTCCCTTCCTCGTTCAAAAACTATTGCAAAAGCTGGATCCACAGGCCTTTCAGGTCACCATAGAACACCTAGCTACAGTGGGATATCAACTTCTTCTGTGTCTAGACCAGCACCTAATCCTGCAGCTTCAACTCATAAG ACTGCTCCTAAAAATAGCAGAACAAATAAGCCTTCTACTCCTACCACTGCTCCTcgaaaaaagaaagacttgaaGATATTTAGAAATGTGGACAGTAATCTTGCTAATCTTATCCTGAATGAAATTGTTGATAG TGGACCAGCTGTCAAATTTGATGATATTGCAGGGCAGGAACTGGCTAAACAAGCTTTGCAAGAAATTGTTATCCTTCCTTCTCTTAGACCTGAG TTATTTACAGGACTTAGAGCTCCTGCACGTGGTTTACTGCTGTTTGGCCCTCCAGGAAATGGGAAGACAATGTTG GCCAAAGCAGTTGCTGCAGAATCAAATGCTACTTTCTTTAATATAAGTGCAGCAAGCCTAACTTCAAAATAC GTGGGTGAAGGGGAGAAACTGGTGCGTGCTCTATTTGCAGTAGCCAGAGAACTTCAGCCTTCTATAATTTTCATTG atGAAGTTGATAGCCTTTTGTGTGAAAGACGAGAAGGTGAACATGATGCTAGTAGGCGtctaaaaacagaatttttaatagaatttgaTGGT GTGCAGTCTTCTGGAGAGGACAGAATACTTGTGATGGGAGCAACAAACAGGCCACAGGAGCTTGATGATGCTGTTCTCAG ACGATTCACCAAACGGGTATACGTGTCTTTACCAAATGAGGAA ACAAGATTGATTTTGCTAAAAAATCTTCTAAGCAAGCAAGGAAGTCCATTGACCCAAAAAGAGTTGGCGCAACTAGCTAG AATGACAGATGGATACTCTGGAAGTGATTTAACTGCATTGGCGAAGGATGCAGCGCTGGGCCCTATTCGAG aactAAAACCAGAACAGGTGAAGAACATGTCTGCCAGTGAG ATGAGAAATATCAAACTATCAGATTTCACTGAGTCTTTGAAGAAGATAAAGCGCAGTTTGAGCCCTCAGACCCTGGAAGCATATATTCGCTGGAACAAGGACTTTGGAGATACCACAGTGTGA
- the SPAST gene encoding spastin isoform X1, whose amino-acid sequence MNSPGGRGKKKGSAGSSSAPPAAAASPSSPPGPAPPVPPAGAAAAASPHKRNLYYFSYPLFAAFALLRFVAFQLGLLFAWLCERLSRGALMAAKGSRAGAGDAPEPGGAPETVRACHKRAFECISMALRIDEDERAGQKEQAVEWYKKGIEELEKGIAVLVIGQGDQCERARRLQSKMMTNLAMAKDRLQLLEKLQAVLQIPKPQMEVYNDSTNLACRNGHLQSESGAVPKKKDPLTHTSNSLPRSKTIAKAGSTGLSGHHRTPSYSGISTSSVSRPAPNPAASTHKTAPKNSRTNKPSTPTTAPRKKKDLKIFRNVDSNLANLILNEIVDSGPAVKFDDIAGQELAKQALQEIVILPSLRPELFTGLRAPARGLLLFGPPGNGKTMLAKAVAAESNATFFNISAASLTSKYVGEGEKLVRALFAVARELQPSIIFIDEVDSLLCERREGEHDASRRLKTEFLIEFDGVQSSGEDRILVMGATNRPQELDDAVLRRFTKRVYVSLPNEETRLILLKNLLSKQGSPLTQKELAQLARMTDGYSGSDLTALAKDAALGPIRELKPEQVKNMSASEMRNIKLSDFTESLKKIKRSLSPQTLEAYIRWNKDFGDTTV is encoded by the exons ATGAATTCTCCGGGCggcagagggaaaaagaagggcTCAGCCGGCTCCAGCTCCGcgcccccggccgccgcggccTCGCCCTCCTCGCCGCCCGGGCCGGCCCCCCCCGTGccgccggcgggggcggcggcggcggcgtccCCCCACAAGCGGAACCTGTACTACTTCTCGTACCCGCTCTTCGCCGCCTTCGCCCTGCTCCGCTTCGTCGCCTTCCAGCTCGGGCTGCTCTTCGCCTGGCTCTGCGAGCGCCTCTCCCGCGGCGCCCTCATGGCCGCCAAGGGCagcagggccggggccggcgaCGCGCCCGAGCCCGGCGGGGCGCCCGAGACGGTGCGGGCCTGCCACAAGCGGGCCTTCGAGTGCATCTCCATGGCGCTGCGCATCGACGAGGACGAGAGAG CAGGACAAAAGGAACAAGCTGTTGAATGGTATAAGAAAGGAAttgaagaactggaaaaaggaaTAGCTGTCTTAGTAATTGGTCAAG gTGATCAGTGTGAACGGGCTCGACGTCTGCAATCTAAAATGATGACAAATTTGGCAATGGCCAAGGATCGCTTGCAGCTTTTAG AGAAGCTGCAGGCAGTTTTGCAAATTCCCAAGCCGCAAATGGAGGTCTATAATGACAGTACTAACCTGGCATGCCGCAATGGACATCTCCAGTCAG AAAGTGGAGCGGTTCCAAAAAAGAAGGATCCCTTAACACACACGAGTAATTCCCTTCCTCGTTCAAAAACTATTGCAAAAGCTGGATCCACAGGCCTTTCAGGTCACCATAGAACACCTAGCTACAGTGGGATATCAACTTCTTCTGTGTCTAGACCAGCACCTAATCCTGCAGCTTCAACTCATAAG ACTGCTCCTAAAAATAGCAGAACAAATAAGCCTTCTACTCCTACCACTGCTCCTcgaaaaaagaaagacttgaaGATATTTAGAAATGTGGACAGTAATCTTGCTAATCTTATCCTGAATGAAATTGTTGATAG TGGACCAGCTGTCAAATTTGATGATATTGCAGGGCAGGAACTGGCTAAACAAGCTTTGCAAGAAATTGTTATCCTTCCTTCTCTTAGACCTGAG TTATTTACAGGACTTAGAGCTCCTGCACGTGGTTTACTGCTGTTTGGCCCTCCAGGAAATGGGAAGACAATGTTG GCCAAAGCAGTTGCTGCAGAATCAAATGCTACTTTCTTTAATATAAGTGCAGCAAGCCTAACTTCAAAATAC GTGGGTGAAGGGGAGAAACTGGTGCGTGCTCTATTTGCAGTAGCCAGAGAACTTCAGCCTTCTATAATTTTCATTG atGAAGTTGATAGCCTTTTGTGTGAAAGACGAGAAGGTGAACATGATGCTAGTAGGCGtctaaaaacagaatttttaatagaatttgaTGGT GTGCAGTCTTCTGGAGAGGACAGAATACTTGTGATGGGAGCAACAAACAGGCCACAGGAGCTTGATGATGCTGTTCTCAG ACGATTCACCAAACGGGTATACGTGTCTTTACCAAATGAGGAA ACAAGATTGATTTTGCTAAAAAATCTTCTAAGCAAGCAAGGAAGTCCATTGACCCAAAAAGAGTTGGCGCAACTAGCTAG AATGACAGATGGATACTCTGGAAGTGATTTAACTGCATTGGCGAAGGATGCAGCGCTGGGCCCTATTCGAG aactAAAACCAGAACAGGTGAAGAACATGTCTGCCAGTGAG ATGAGAAATATCAAACTATCAGATTTCACTGAGTCTTTGAAGAAGATAAAGCGCAGTTTGAGCCCTCAGACCCTGGAAGCATATATTCGCTGGAACAAGGACTTTGGAGATACCACAGTGTGA
- the SPAST gene encoding spastin isoform X4 produces MNSPGGRGKKKGSAGSSSAPPAAAASPSSPPGPAPPVPPAGAAAAASPHKRNLYYFSYPLFAAFALLRFVAFQLGLLFAWLCERLSRGALMAAKGSRAGAGDAPEPGGAPETVRACHKRAFECISMALRIDEDERAGQKEQAVEWYKKGIEELEKGIAVLVIGQGDQCERARRLQSKMMTNLAMAKDRLQLLESGAVPKKKDPLTHTSNSLPRSKTIAKAGSTGLSGHHRTPSYSGISTSSVSRPAPNPAASTHKTAPKNSRTNKPSTPTTAPRKKKDLKIFRNVDSNLANLILNEIVDSGPAVKFDDIAGQELAKQALQEIVILPSLRPELFTGLRAPARGLLLFGPPGNGKTMLAKAVAAESNATFFNISAASLTSKYVGEGEKLVRALFAVARELQPSIIFIDEVDSLLCERREGEHDASRRLKTEFLIEFDGVQSSGEDRILVMGATNRPQELDDAVLRRFTKRVYVSLPNEETRLILLKNLLSKQGSPLTQKELAQLARMTDGYSGSDLTALAKDAALGPIRELKPEQVKNMSASEMRNIKLSDFTESLKKIKRSLSPQTLEAYIRWNKDFGDTTV; encoded by the exons ATGAATTCTCCGGGCggcagagggaaaaagaagggcTCAGCCGGCTCCAGCTCCGcgcccccggccgccgcggccTCGCCCTCCTCGCCGCCCGGGCCGGCCCCCCCCGTGccgccggcgggggcggcggcggcggcgtccCCCCACAAGCGGAACCTGTACTACTTCTCGTACCCGCTCTTCGCCGCCTTCGCCCTGCTCCGCTTCGTCGCCTTCCAGCTCGGGCTGCTCTTCGCCTGGCTCTGCGAGCGCCTCTCCCGCGGCGCCCTCATGGCCGCCAAGGGCagcagggccggggccggcgaCGCGCCCGAGCCCGGCGGGGCGCCCGAGACGGTGCGGGCCTGCCACAAGCGGGCCTTCGAGTGCATCTCCATGGCGCTGCGCATCGACGAGGACGAGAGAG CAGGACAAAAGGAACAAGCTGTTGAATGGTATAAGAAAGGAAttgaagaactggaaaaaggaaTAGCTGTCTTAGTAATTGGTCAAG gTGATCAGTGTGAACGGGCTCGACGTCTGCAATCTAAAATGATGACAAATTTGGCAATGGCCAAGGATCGCTTGCAGCTTTTAG AAAGTGGAGCGGTTCCAAAAAAGAAGGATCCCTTAACACACACGAGTAATTCCCTTCCTCGTTCAAAAACTATTGCAAAAGCTGGATCCACAGGCCTTTCAGGTCACCATAGAACACCTAGCTACAGTGGGATATCAACTTCTTCTGTGTCTAGACCAGCACCTAATCCTGCAGCTTCAACTCATAAG ACTGCTCCTAAAAATAGCAGAACAAATAAGCCTTCTACTCCTACCACTGCTCCTcgaaaaaagaaagacttgaaGATATTTAGAAATGTGGACAGTAATCTTGCTAATCTTATCCTGAATGAAATTGTTGATAG TGGACCAGCTGTCAAATTTGATGATATTGCAGGGCAGGAACTGGCTAAACAAGCTTTGCAAGAAATTGTTATCCTTCCTTCTCTTAGACCTGAG TTATTTACAGGACTTAGAGCTCCTGCACGTGGTTTACTGCTGTTTGGCCCTCCAGGAAATGGGAAGACAATGTTG GCCAAAGCAGTTGCTGCAGAATCAAATGCTACTTTCTTTAATATAAGTGCAGCAAGCCTAACTTCAAAATAC GTGGGTGAAGGGGAGAAACTGGTGCGTGCTCTATTTGCAGTAGCCAGAGAACTTCAGCCTTCTATAATTTTCATTG atGAAGTTGATAGCCTTTTGTGTGAAAGACGAGAAGGTGAACATGATGCTAGTAGGCGtctaaaaacagaatttttaatagaatttgaTGGT GTGCAGTCTTCTGGAGAGGACAGAATACTTGTGATGGGAGCAACAAACAGGCCACAGGAGCTTGATGATGCTGTTCTCAG ACGATTCACCAAACGGGTATACGTGTCTTTACCAAATGAGGAA ACAAGATTGATTTTGCTAAAAAATCTTCTAAGCAAGCAAGGAAGTCCATTGACCCAAAAAGAGTTGGCGCAACTAGCTAG AATGACAGATGGATACTCTGGAAGTGATTTAACTGCATTGGCGAAGGATGCAGCGCTGGGCCCTATTCGAG aactAAAACCAGAACAGGTGAAGAACATGTCTGCCAGTGAG ATGAGAAATATCAAACTATCAGATTTCACTGAGTCTTTGAAGAAGATAAAGCGCAGTTTGAGCCCTCAGACCCTGGAAGCATATATTCGCTGGAACAAGGACTTTGGAGATACCACAGTGTGA
- the SPAST gene encoding spastin isoform X5 — protein MNSPGGRGKKKGSAGSSSAPPAAAASPSSPPGPAPPVPPAGAAAAASPHKRNLYYFSYPLFAAFALLRFVAFQLGLLFAWLCERLSRGALMAAKGSRAGAGDAPEPGGAPETVRACHKRAFECISMALRIDEDERGQKEQAVEWYKKGIEELEKGIAVLVIGQGDQCERARRLQSKMMTNLAMAKDRLQLLESGAVPKKKDPLTHTSNSLPRSKTIAKAGSTGLSGHHRTPSYSGISTSSVSRPAPNPAASTHKTAPKNSRTNKPSTPTTAPRKKKDLKIFRNVDSNLANLILNEIVDSGPAVKFDDIAGQELAKQALQEIVILPSLRPELFTGLRAPARGLLLFGPPGNGKTMLAKAVAAESNATFFNISAASLTSKYVGEGEKLVRALFAVARELQPSIIFIDEVDSLLCERREGEHDASRRLKTEFLIEFDGVQSSGEDRILVMGATNRPQELDDAVLRRFTKRVYVSLPNEETRLILLKNLLSKQGSPLTQKELAQLARMTDGYSGSDLTALAKDAALGPIRELKPEQVKNMSASEMRNIKLSDFTESLKKIKRSLSPQTLEAYIRWNKDFGDTTV, from the exons ATGAATTCTCCGGGCggcagagggaaaaagaagggcTCAGCCGGCTCCAGCTCCGcgcccccggccgccgcggccTCGCCCTCCTCGCCGCCCGGGCCGGCCCCCCCCGTGccgccggcgggggcggcggcggcggcgtccCCCCACAAGCGGAACCTGTACTACTTCTCGTACCCGCTCTTCGCCGCCTTCGCCCTGCTCCGCTTCGTCGCCTTCCAGCTCGGGCTGCTCTTCGCCTGGCTCTGCGAGCGCCTCTCCCGCGGCGCCCTCATGGCCGCCAAGGGCagcagggccggggccggcgaCGCGCCCGAGCCCGGCGGGGCGCCCGAGACGGTGCGGGCCTGCCACAAGCGGGCCTTCGAGTGCATCTCCATGGCGCTGCGCATCGACGAGGACGAGAGAG GACAAAAGGAACAAGCTGTTGAATGGTATAAGAAAGGAAttgaagaactggaaaaaggaaTAGCTGTCTTAGTAATTGGTCAAG gTGATCAGTGTGAACGGGCTCGACGTCTGCAATCTAAAATGATGACAAATTTGGCAATGGCCAAGGATCGCTTGCAGCTTTTAG AAAGTGGAGCGGTTCCAAAAAAGAAGGATCCCTTAACACACACGAGTAATTCCCTTCCTCGTTCAAAAACTATTGCAAAAGCTGGATCCACAGGCCTTTCAGGTCACCATAGAACACCTAGCTACAGTGGGATATCAACTTCTTCTGTGTCTAGACCAGCACCTAATCCTGCAGCTTCAACTCATAAG ACTGCTCCTAAAAATAGCAGAACAAATAAGCCTTCTACTCCTACCACTGCTCCTcgaaaaaagaaagacttgaaGATATTTAGAAATGTGGACAGTAATCTTGCTAATCTTATCCTGAATGAAATTGTTGATAG TGGACCAGCTGTCAAATTTGATGATATTGCAGGGCAGGAACTGGCTAAACAAGCTTTGCAAGAAATTGTTATCCTTCCTTCTCTTAGACCTGAG TTATTTACAGGACTTAGAGCTCCTGCACGTGGTTTACTGCTGTTTGGCCCTCCAGGAAATGGGAAGACAATGTTG GCCAAAGCAGTTGCTGCAGAATCAAATGCTACTTTCTTTAATATAAGTGCAGCAAGCCTAACTTCAAAATAC GTGGGTGAAGGGGAGAAACTGGTGCGTGCTCTATTTGCAGTAGCCAGAGAACTTCAGCCTTCTATAATTTTCATTG atGAAGTTGATAGCCTTTTGTGTGAAAGACGAGAAGGTGAACATGATGCTAGTAGGCGtctaaaaacagaatttttaatagaatttgaTGGT GTGCAGTCTTCTGGAGAGGACAGAATACTTGTGATGGGAGCAACAAACAGGCCACAGGAGCTTGATGATGCTGTTCTCAG ACGATTCACCAAACGGGTATACGTGTCTTTACCAAATGAGGAA ACAAGATTGATTTTGCTAAAAAATCTTCTAAGCAAGCAAGGAAGTCCATTGACCCAAAAAGAGTTGGCGCAACTAGCTAG AATGACAGATGGATACTCTGGAAGTGATTTAACTGCATTGGCGAAGGATGCAGCGCTGGGCCCTATTCGAG aactAAAACCAGAACAGGTGAAGAACATGTCTGCCAGTGAG ATGAGAAATATCAAACTATCAGATTTCACTGAGTCTTTGAAGAAGATAAAGCGCAGTTTGAGCCCTCAGACCCTGGAAGCATATATTCGCTGGAACAAGGACTTTGGAGATACCACAGTGTGA
- the SPAST gene encoding spastin isoform X3, with amino-acid sequence MNSPGGRGKKKGSAGSSSAPPAAAASPSSPPGPAPPVPPAGAAAAASPHKRNLYYFSYPLFAAFALLRFVAFQLGLLFAWLCERLSRGALMAAKGSRAGAGDAPEPGGAPETVRACHKRAFECISMALRIDEDERGDQCERARRLQSKMMTNLAMAKDRLQLLEKLQAVLQIPKPQMEVYNDSTNLACRNGHLQSESGAVPKKKDPLTHTSNSLPRSKTIAKAGSTGLSGHHRTPSYSGISTSSVSRPAPNPAASTHKTAPKNSRTNKPSTPTTAPRKKKDLKIFRNVDSNLANLILNEIVDSGPAVKFDDIAGQELAKQALQEIVILPSLRPELFTGLRAPARGLLLFGPPGNGKTMLAKAVAAESNATFFNISAASLTSKYVGEGEKLVRALFAVARELQPSIIFIDEVDSLLCERREGEHDASRRLKTEFLIEFDGVQSSGEDRILVMGATNRPQELDDAVLRRFTKRVYVSLPNEETRLILLKNLLSKQGSPLTQKELAQLARMTDGYSGSDLTALAKDAALGPIRELKPEQVKNMSASEMRNIKLSDFTESLKKIKRSLSPQTLEAYIRWNKDFGDTTV; translated from the exons ATGAATTCTCCGGGCggcagagggaaaaagaagggcTCAGCCGGCTCCAGCTCCGcgcccccggccgccgcggccTCGCCCTCCTCGCCGCCCGGGCCGGCCCCCCCCGTGccgccggcgggggcggcggcggcggcgtccCCCCACAAGCGGAACCTGTACTACTTCTCGTACCCGCTCTTCGCCGCCTTCGCCCTGCTCCGCTTCGTCGCCTTCCAGCTCGGGCTGCTCTTCGCCTGGCTCTGCGAGCGCCTCTCCCGCGGCGCCCTCATGGCCGCCAAGGGCagcagggccggggccggcgaCGCGCCCGAGCCCGGCGGGGCGCCCGAGACGGTGCGGGCCTGCCACAAGCGGGCCTTCGAGTGCATCTCCATGGCGCTGCGCATCGACGAGGACGAGAGAG gTGATCAGTGTGAACGGGCTCGACGTCTGCAATCTAAAATGATGACAAATTTGGCAATGGCCAAGGATCGCTTGCAGCTTTTAG AGAAGCTGCAGGCAGTTTTGCAAATTCCCAAGCCGCAAATGGAGGTCTATAATGACAGTACTAACCTGGCATGCCGCAATGGACATCTCCAGTCAG AAAGTGGAGCGGTTCCAAAAAAGAAGGATCCCTTAACACACACGAGTAATTCCCTTCCTCGTTCAAAAACTATTGCAAAAGCTGGATCCACAGGCCTTTCAGGTCACCATAGAACACCTAGCTACAGTGGGATATCAACTTCTTCTGTGTCTAGACCAGCACCTAATCCTGCAGCTTCAACTCATAAG ACTGCTCCTAAAAATAGCAGAACAAATAAGCCTTCTACTCCTACCACTGCTCCTcgaaaaaagaaagacttgaaGATATTTAGAAATGTGGACAGTAATCTTGCTAATCTTATCCTGAATGAAATTGTTGATAG TGGACCAGCTGTCAAATTTGATGATATTGCAGGGCAGGAACTGGCTAAACAAGCTTTGCAAGAAATTGTTATCCTTCCTTCTCTTAGACCTGAG TTATTTACAGGACTTAGAGCTCCTGCACGTGGTTTACTGCTGTTTGGCCCTCCAGGAAATGGGAAGACAATGTTG GCCAAAGCAGTTGCTGCAGAATCAAATGCTACTTTCTTTAATATAAGTGCAGCAAGCCTAACTTCAAAATAC GTGGGTGAAGGGGAGAAACTGGTGCGTGCTCTATTTGCAGTAGCCAGAGAACTTCAGCCTTCTATAATTTTCATTG atGAAGTTGATAGCCTTTTGTGTGAAAGACGAGAAGGTGAACATGATGCTAGTAGGCGtctaaaaacagaatttttaatagaatttgaTGGT GTGCAGTCTTCTGGAGAGGACAGAATACTTGTGATGGGAGCAACAAACAGGCCACAGGAGCTTGATGATGCTGTTCTCAG ACGATTCACCAAACGGGTATACGTGTCTTTACCAAATGAGGAA ACAAGATTGATTTTGCTAAAAAATCTTCTAAGCAAGCAAGGAAGTCCATTGACCCAAAAAGAGTTGGCGCAACTAGCTAG AATGACAGATGGATACTCTGGAAGTGATTTAACTGCATTGGCGAAGGATGCAGCGCTGGGCCCTATTCGAG aactAAAACCAGAACAGGTGAAGAACATGTCTGCCAGTGAG ATGAGAAATATCAAACTATCAGATTTCACTGAGTCTTTGAAGAAGATAAAGCGCAGTTTGAGCCCTCAGACCCTGGAAGCATATATTCGCTGGAACAAGGACTTTGGAGATACCACAGTGTGA
- the SPAST gene encoding spastin isoform X2 produces MNSPGGRGKKKGSAGSSSAPPAAAASPSSPPGPAPPVPPAGAAAAASPHKRNLYYFSYPLFAAFALLRFVAFQLGLLFAWLCERLSRGALMAAKGSRAGAGDAPEPGGAPETVRACHKRAFECISMALRIDEDERGQKEQAVEWYKKGIEELEKGIAVLVIGQGDQCERARRLQSKMMTNLAMAKDRLQLLEKLQAVLQIPKPQMEVYNDSTNLACRNGHLQSESGAVPKKKDPLTHTSNSLPRSKTIAKAGSTGLSGHHRTPSYSGISTSSVSRPAPNPAASTHKTAPKNSRTNKPSTPTTAPRKKKDLKIFRNVDSNLANLILNEIVDSGPAVKFDDIAGQELAKQALQEIVILPSLRPELFTGLRAPARGLLLFGPPGNGKTMLAKAVAAESNATFFNISAASLTSKYVGEGEKLVRALFAVARELQPSIIFIDEVDSLLCERREGEHDASRRLKTEFLIEFDGVQSSGEDRILVMGATNRPQELDDAVLRRFTKRVYVSLPNEETRLILLKNLLSKQGSPLTQKELAQLARMTDGYSGSDLTALAKDAALGPIRELKPEQVKNMSASEMRNIKLSDFTESLKKIKRSLSPQTLEAYIRWNKDFGDTTV; encoded by the exons ATGAATTCTCCGGGCggcagagggaaaaagaagggcTCAGCCGGCTCCAGCTCCGcgcccccggccgccgcggccTCGCCCTCCTCGCCGCCCGGGCCGGCCCCCCCCGTGccgccggcgggggcggcggcggcggcgtccCCCCACAAGCGGAACCTGTACTACTTCTCGTACCCGCTCTTCGCCGCCTTCGCCCTGCTCCGCTTCGTCGCCTTCCAGCTCGGGCTGCTCTTCGCCTGGCTCTGCGAGCGCCTCTCCCGCGGCGCCCTCATGGCCGCCAAGGGCagcagggccggggccggcgaCGCGCCCGAGCCCGGCGGGGCGCCCGAGACGGTGCGGGCCTGCCACAAGCGGGCCTTCGAGTGCATCTCCATGGCGCTGCGCATCGACGAGGACGAGAGAG GACAAAAGGAACAAGCTGTTGAATGGTATAAGAAAGGAAttgaagaactggaaaaaggaaTAGCTGTCTTAGTAATTGGTCAAG gTGATCAGTGTGAACGGGCTCGACGTCTGCAATCTAAAATGATGACAAATTTGGCAATGGCCAAGGATCGCTTGCAGCTTTTAG AGAAGCTGCAGGCAGTTTTGCAAATTCCCAAGCCGCAAATGGAGGTCTATAATGACAGTACTAACCTGGCATGCCGCAATGGACATCTCCAGTCAG AAAGTGGAGCGGTTCCAAAAAAGAAGGATCCCTTAACACACACGAGTAATTCCCTTCCTCGTTCAAAAACTATTGCAAAAGCTGGATCCACAGGCCTTTCAGGTCACCATAGAACACCTAGCTACAGTGGGATATCAACTTCTTCTGTGTCTAGACCAGCACCTAATCCTGCAGCTTCAACTCATAAG ACTGCTCCTAAAAATAGCAGAACAAATAAGCCTTCTACTCCTACCACTGCTCCTcgaaaaaagaaagacttgaaGATATTTAGAAATGTGGACAGTAATCTTGCTAATCTTATCCTGAATGAAATTGTTGATAG TGGACCAGCTGTCAAATTTGATGATATTGCAGGGCAGGAACTGGCTAAACAAGCTTTGCAAGAAATTGTTATCCTTCCTTCTCTTAGACCTGAG TTATTTACAGGACTTAGAGCTCCTGCACGTGGTTTACTGCTGTTTGGCCCTCCAGGAAATGGGAAGACAATGTTG GCCAAAGCAGTTGCTGCAGAATCAAATGCTACTTTCTTTAATATAAGTGCAGCAAGCCTAACTTCAAAATAC GTGGGTGAAGGGGAGAAACTGGTGCGTGCTCTATTTGCAGTAGCCAGAGAACTTCAGCCTTCTATAATTTTCATTG atGAAGTTGATAGCCTTTTGTGTGAAAGACGAGAAGGTGAACATGATGCTAGTAGGCGtctaaaaacagaatttttaatagaatttgaTGGT GTGCAGTCTTCTGGAGAGGACAGAATACTTGTGATGGGAGCAACAAACAGGCCACAGGAGCTTGATGATGCTGTTCTCAG ACGATTCACCAAACGGGTATACGTGTCTTTACCAAATGAGGAA ACAAGATTGATTTTGCTAAAAAATCTTCTAAGCAAGCAAGGAAGTCCATTGACCCAAAAAGAGTTGGCGCAACTAGCTAG AATGACAGATGGATACTCTGGAAGTGATTTAACTGCATTGGCGAAGGATGCAGCGCTGGGCCCTATTCGAG aactAAAACCAGAACAGGTGAAGAACATGTCTGCCAGTGAG ATGAGAAATATCAAACTATCAGATTTCACTGAGTCTTTGAAGAAGATAAAGCGCAGTTTGAGCCCTCAGACCCTGGAAGCATATATTCGCTGGAACAAGGACTTTGGAGATACCACAGTGTGA